The Nocardioides houyundeii genome includes the window GGCGGTGCCAGGCGGGTGGCGATGCCGCGGATGTCGGTGCCCTCAGGGATCTCGTAGGCGCCGGGCTGACCCACCAGCCGCGCCGCGCCCACGATGCGGGAGAGCCGGAAGACCCGCTCGGCCCCGCGGTCGGTGTCCAGTCCCACGGCGTACCACCGCCCGGAGTAGCGCACCACGCCCCAGGGCTGGAGGTGGCGGGTGGTCGGCTCCTCCGACCCCGGACGCCGGTAGGAGAACACCACGGCCCGACGTTCCTGGGTGGCCTGCCAGAACACGTCGAAGGCAGGCTCGTCGACGCTGATGTGGGGCTCGACGATGTCCAGGGCGGCGACGTCGACGGGCACCTTGGCCGCAGCCAGCTTGCGCAGCGCCTCGGTGGTCGCCTCGGCCAGGGTGGCGTGCTGCCACACCTTCCCCGCCAGCCCCACGACCGCCGCCTCGTCGGCCGACAGGCTGATCTCGGGGAGGGCGAACTCGTCCATCCGGATCCGGTAGCCCACCTCGTCGTCGAAGTAGCTGTCCAGGGTCCCCACCTCAACCGGGACTCCGAGGCTGCGCAGCTCCTCCTTGTCCCGGTCGAACATCCGCTCGAAGGCGTCCTCGCTCTGGCCCGGGTAGAGGATCTCCCGGATCCGGGCCTTGGAGACGAAGCGCCGCTGGACGAGCAGCATGATGAGCAGGTTGAGCAGACGCTCGCTCCTGCGGTTCGTCATCATCGCCTCCGGCGGGTGGTCGGGGTGCTGCTGCGGCTCAGGCGGCCGCGAGGATGTCGACGACGAAGAACAGCGTGTCGGTGCCCTTGATGCCAGCGTCCGGCTGCCCCTTCTTGCCGTAGCCCAGGGCGGGCGGGACCGCCACGACCACGCGCGACCCGACGGTCTGGCCGACGAGCGCCTGGTCCCAGCCCGGCACGACCTGCCCGACCCCGATCGGGAAGCTGGCGGGCATCCCGGCGCTGTAGGACTCGTCGAAGGGGGCCTTGCCGTTGTAGACCTGGCCGAGGTAGTTGACGTAGATCGTCTGGCTCTTCTTCACCACCGGGCCGTCACCCTTGATCAGCTTGGTGACCCACAGCTTGCCGTTGGGCTTCGGGGTCCCGGCGAAGTCGAAGCCGGTCACCTTGCCGTCCTCCTCGAGGACCTCGGGCGTCCACTTGGCCGGCGTCTTCTCCTCGCCCTGGGGCTCGGTGGCGACCGTGTCCACCAGCTCGAGGACGAAGAGCACGCTGTCGCCGTTGCCGATACCCAGCTGGGGGTTGCCCTGCTCGCCGAAGGCGTCCTTGGCCGGCGCCGCGACGGCCACGACCGAACCGATCTTCTGACCCTCGAGCCCGGCCTGGAGACCCTTGCCGAGGTCGTCGGAGAGATTCAGGATCTGCGGGGCGGTGCCCTGGTAGCTGTTGTAGGCCTCCGCCTGGGTGAAGCCGTTGCCCATCCAGATGTGGGTCAGCACGTTGTCGCCGGACGCGGTCTCGTCACCGTCGCCCTCGACCAGCACCTCGGTCTCCACTTTGCTGGGGTCGAGCTTGCCGTCCCAGGTGACCTCCGGGGCCTTGCCCGCGGTCGCCTTGATGTCGACGGACTCGATCGCCGAGCCGCCGGAGTCGTCACCGGAGTCGTCGCCACAGGCGACGAGGGACAACATGCTGAGGGTCAGGACGGAGGCTGCTAAGGCACGACGGGGCACAGGTGAACAACTTTCACATAGTCAGGACTTCGGAGGAGCGCCGCCCACCCTAGCCCGGCGGCAAAGGGCTCCTGACAAGGACTCACATGCCATCGATGAGCCGCTGCACACGCTCGTCGTGGGCCCGGAACGGGTCCTTGCACAGCACGGTGCGCTGGGCCTGGTCGTTGAGCTTGAGGTGCACCCAGTCGACGGTGAAGTCACGGCGTCGCTCCTGGGCCTTGCGGATGAACTCCCCGCGCAGCCGGGCCCGGGTGTTCTGCGGCGGGACCGA containing:
- a CDS encoding FKBP-type peptidyl-prolyl cis-trans isomerase, with amino-acid sequence MLSLVACGDDSGDDSGGSAIESVDIKATAGKAPEVTWDGKLDPSKVETEVLVEGDGDETASGDNVLTHIWMGNGFTQAEAYNSYQGTAPQILNLSDDLGKGLQAGLEGQKIGSVVAVAAPAKDAFGEQGNPQLGIGNGDSVLFVLELVDTVATEPQGEEKTPAKWTPEVLEEDGKVTGFDFAGTPKPNGKLWVTKLIKGDGPVVKKSQTIYVNYLGQVYNGKAPFDESYSAGMPASFPIGVGQVVPGWDQALVGQTVGSRVVVAVPPALGYGKKGQPDAGIKGTDTLFFVVDILAAA
- a CDS encoding helix-turn-helix transcriptional regulator, whose translation is MTNRRSERLLNLLIMLLVQRRFVSKARIREILYPGQSEDAFERMFDRDKEELRSLGVPVEVGTLDSYFDDEVGYRIRMDEFALPEISLSADEAAVVGLAGKVWQHATLAEATTEALRKLAAAKVPVDVAALDIVEPHISVDEPAFDVFWQATQERRAVVFSYRRPGSEEPTTRHLQPWGVVRYSGRWYAVGLDTDRGAERVFRLSRIVGAARLVGQPGAYEIPEGTDIRGIATRLAPPPQAEVATVLLRAGTGHGLRRMAVSTVEGVPGPDALTPWDRVQVLGNAGVLADEVLAQGADACVEAPDSLRHEVRDRLTALVAGGAG